One genomic region from Aneurinibacillus sp. REN35 encodes:
- a CDS encoding sigma-54 interaction domain-containing protein — translation MNDPILNQFETLIRLPLQLEQILDSSLDEIFITDGSGKTLFVNSTGEALYGLERSQLIGKHVNELERNGLFSPALYPIVKERKEKVSMIQRTKTGKTVHVIANPVFDADGEMTSIIFNSRDITEIRHLKEKIERSAAIVQTYKSELEELQSFHEQPADIIAVSPNMRKIMKMITKIAAVDSTILITGESGVGKGVFAKNIHHKSLRKDGPFVHINCGAIPEALIESELFGYDSGAFTGAKKEGKKGVIEQANGGTLFLDEIAEMPLHLQVKLLKVLQDRKIDPLGSTKSIDIDVRIIAATNKNIKELVENKQFREDLFYRLHVVPIHIPPLRTRPEDVSYMIDYFLKKYNEKYGLSISVSLEAENALIHYGWPGNVRELENAIERMVVTCEENSITLDDLPEDILYKETDSGCVVKVMEICSLKQAQEEMEKQLIRMAYDINTSSYKVADMLGINQSTASRKIQKYIKGDIL, via the coding sequence ATGAACGATCCTATACTAAATCAATTCGAGACTCTCATTCGTCTTCCCTTACAGCTTGAACAGATTCTGGATTCTTCTTTGGATGAGATTTTTATAACGGATGGTTCCGGAAAAACATTGTTCGTTAATTCAACCGGTGAAGCGCTGTACGGTCTTGAACGCAGCCAGCTCATCGGGAAGCACGTAAATGAACTTGAACGAAACGGTCTCTTCTCCCCCGCTCTCTATCCCATTGTAAAAGAGCGGAAAGAGAAGGTATCCATGATTCAGCGCACCAAAACGGGAAAGACTGTCCATGTGATTGCAAACCCGGTGTTTGATGCGGACGGCGAGATGACGAGCATTATTTTTAACTCGCGGGACATCACGGAGATCAGGCACCTCAAAGAAAAAATAGAGCGCAGTGCAGCAATCGTCCAGACATACAAATCTGAATTGGAAGAGCTGCAGAGCTTTCATGAACAGCCTGCAGACATTATCGCGGTTTCGCCCAATATGCGAAAAATCATGAAGATGATTACTAAAATCGCCGCTGTCGATTCAACCATTCTGATTACCGGAGAATCCGGCGTAGGCAAAGGAGTATTCGCCAAAAATATTCATCACAAAAGCCTGCGCAAAGACGGCCCGTTTGTGCACATTAACTGCGGGGCCATTCCTGAGGCGCTGATTGAATCAGAGCTGTTCGGGTACGATAGCGGAGCCTTTACCGGCGCCAAAAAAGAAGGAAAAAAAGGAGTCATCGAGCAGGCGAACGGCGGCACGCTTTTCCTCGATGAAATCGCGGAAATGCCGCTCCATCTGCAGGTCAAGCTGCTTAAGGTGCTTCAGGATCGAAAAATTGATCCTCTGGGAAGCACAAAATCGATCGATATTGATGTGCGCATTATTGCTGCGACGAACAAAAACATAAAAGAACTGGTTGAAAACAAACAATTTCGCGAGGATTTATTTTACCGCCTGCATGTTGTCCCCATCCACATCCCGCCTCTGCGAACTCGGCCTGAGGATGTGTCCTACATGATTGACTATTTTCTCAAAAAATATAATGAAAAATACGGTCTGTCGATCAGCGTCTCCCTAGAAGCAGAAAATGCGCTGATTCACTATGGTTGGCCCGGCAATGTCCGGGAGTTGGAGAATGCAATCGAGCGAATGGTTGTGACCTGCGAAGAAAACAGCATCACACTTGACGATCTGCCGGAAGACATTTTATATAAAGAAACAGACAGCGGCTGCGTTGTGAAAGTAATGGAAATCTGTTCGCTTAAACAGGCACAGGAAGAGATGGAAAAGCAGTTGATTCGCATGGCGTATGACATCAATACAAGCTCATATAAAGTTGCTGATATGCTGGGGATTAACCAATCTACGGCAAGCCGCAAAATACAGAAATATATTAAAGGAGATATTCTATGA
- a CDS encoding DUF4272 domain-containing protein: MNVFLSKPSKRKKRSEKVLAQHGVRINPHLPVIEDDFPMRSVEEVAKRALCVCLTAVKGEGLEQETVLDLVEKYNLADSFTPGEKAFIYEENPSKHDRIQFTWKYECYWVLLWSLGYVDTLAYPDTICDVPFAVQQMADRTTESFIQQAVLRTKEELLDEGDLIFRLHWAVRQAHLDGTAASGNLDGGVVMERHYALNWLIRFMDQEWDDVETHT; the protein is encoded by the coding sequence ATGAATGTTTTTCTTAGCAAACCATCCAAAAGAAAGAAACGGTCAGAAAAAGTCCTCGCCCAGCATGGTGTTCGGATCAATCCCCATCTGCCGGTGATCGAGGATGACTTTCCCATGCGATCCGTCGAGGAGGTTGCTAAGCGGGCGCTGTGTGTATGCCTTACCGCTGTGAAAGGAGAAGGGTTAGAACAGGAAACCGTTTTGGATTTAGTAGAAAAGTACAATCTGGCAGATTCGTTCACCCCGGGTGAAAAAGCGTTTATATACGAGGAAAACCCAAGTAAGCATGACCGCATTCAATTCACATGGAAGTATGAGTGTTACTGGGTTTTGCTCTGGTCGCTCGGCTATGTCGATACTCTAGCCTACCCTGATACGATTTGTGATGTTCCCTTTGCGGTGCAGCAAATGGCGGATCGTACAACGGAAAGCTTCATACAGCAGGCTGTTTTGCGAACAAAAGAGGAGCTGTTGGACGAAGGGGATCTGATTTTCCGGCTGCATTGGGCGGTGCGCCAGGCCCACCTCGATGGAACTGCTGCATCCGGAAATCTCGATGGAGGCGTGGTCATGGAGCGGCATTATGCCTTGAATTGGCTGATACGATTCATGGATCAGGAATGGGACGATGTAGAAACGCATACGTAA